Proteins encoded in a region of the Panthera tigris isolate Pti1 chromosome B2, P.tigris_Pti1_mat1.1, whole genome shotgun sequence genome:
- the RPL7L1 gene encoding 60S ribosomal protein L7-like 1 isoform X3 has product MAEQEQRKKIPLVPENLLKKRKAYQALKATQAKQALLDKKEQKKGKEVKFKRLEWFLHDSWRQQRDRVRLRRLEVKPRGLEVPDKHSLAFVVRIQRINGVSSLVQRTIARLRLKKIFSGVFFRVTPQTIKTLRIVEPYVAWGFPNLKSVRELILKRGQAKVKNKTIPLTDNTVIEEHLVARHATKNRVGFLKEVGLPGYRGERINQLIRQLN; this is encoded by the exons ATGGCGGAGCAAGA gcaaagaaaaaagattcctttgGTTCCAGAAAATCTCCTGAAAAAGAGGAAGGCGTATCAGGCCCTTAAAGCCACTCAAGCGAAGCAGGCACTTTTGGACAAGAAGGAG cagaagaaaggaaaagaggtcaAGTTTAAGCGACTGGAATGGTTCCTACATGATTCCTGGCGGCAGCAACGCGACAGGGTGCGCCTCAGACGACTAGAAGTGAAACCTCGCGGTTTGGAAGTGCCGGATAAACATTCCTTGGCCTTTGTTGTACGCATCCAAAG GATTAATGGGGTGAGTTCACTGGTGCAGAGGACCATTGCAAGGCTTCGCCTGAAGAAGATTTTCAGTGGTGTCTTTTTCAGAGTGACCCCCCAGACCATAAAAACGCTGCGTATAGTGGAACCGTATGTGGCCTGGGG ATTTCCAAATCTGAAGTCTGTCCGGGAACTCATCTTGAAACGTGGACAAGCCAAGGTCAAGAATAAAACCATCCCTTTGACAGACAACACAGTGATTGAGGAGCATCTGG TGGCCCGTCATGCTACCAAGAATAGAGTGGGCTTTCTCAAGGAGGTGGGCTTACCAGGCTATCGAGGCGAACGCATCAATCAGCTCATTCGGCAGCTGAATTAA
- the RPL7L1 gene encoding 60S ribosomal protein L7-like 1 isoform X2: MAEQEQRKKIPLVPENLLKKRKAYQALKATQAKQALLDKKEKKGKEVKFKRLEWFLHDSWRQQRDRVRLRRLEVKPRGLEVPDKHSLAFVVRIQRINGVSSLVQRTIARLRLKKIFSGVFFRVTPQTIKTLRIVEPYVAWGFPNLKSVRELILKRGQAKVKNKTIPLTDNTVIEEHLGKYGVICLEDLIHEIAFPGKNFQAICDFLRPFHLSVARHATKNRVGFLKEVGLPGYRGERINQLIRQLN, encoded by the exons ATGGCGGAGCAAGA gcaaagaaaaaagattcctttgGTTCCAGAAAATCTCCTGAAAAAGAGGAAGGCGTATCAGGCCCTTAAAGCCACTCAAGCGAAGCAGGCACTTTTGGACAAGAAGGAG aagaaaggaaaagaggtcaAGTTTAAGCGACTGGAATGGTTCCTACATGATTCCTGGCGGCAGCAACGCGACAGGGTGCGCCTCAGACGACTAGAAGTGAAACCTCGCGGTTTGGAAGTGCCGGATAAACATTCCTTGGCCTTTGTTGTACGCATCCAAAG GATTAATGGGGTGAGTTCACTGGTGCAGAGGACCATTGCAAGGCTTCGCCTGAAGAAGATTTTCAGTGGTGTCTTTTTCAGAGTGACCCCCCAGACCATAAAAACGCTGCGTATAGTGGAACCGTATGTGGCCTGGGG ATTTCCAAATCTGAAGTCTGTCCGGGAACTCATCTTGAAACGTGGACAAGCCAAGGTCAAGAATAAAACCATCCCTTTGACAGACAACACAGTGATTGAGGAGCATCTGG GGAAGTACGGTGTTATTTGCTTGGAAGACCTCATTCATGAAATTGCCTTTCCGGGGAAGAATTTCCAGGCCATTTGTGACTTCTTACGTCCTTTCCATCTCTCAGTGGCCCGTCATGCTACCAAGAATAGAGTGGGCTTTCTCAAGGAGGTGGGCTTACCAGGCTATCGAGGCGAACGCATCAATCAGCTCATTCGGCAGCTGAATTAA
- the RPL7L1 gene encoding 60S ribosomal protein L7-like 1 isoform X1 yields the protein MAEQEQRKKIPLVPENLLKKRKAYQALKATQAKQALLDKKEQKKGKEVKFKRLEWFLHDSWRQQRDRVRLRRLEVKPRGLEVPDKHSLAFVVRIQRINGVSSLVQRTIARLRLKKIFSGVFFRVTPQTIKTLRIVEPYVAWGFPNLKSVRELILKRGQAKVKNKTIPLTDNTVIEEHLGKYGVICLEDLIHEIAFPGKNFQAICDFLRPFHLSVARHATKNRVGFLKEVGLPGYRGERINQLIRQLN from the exons ATGGCGGAGCAAGA gcaaagaaaaaagattcctttgGTTCCAGAAAATCTCCTGAAAAAGAGGAAGGCGTATCAGGCCCTTAAAGCCACTCAAGCGAAGCAGGCACTTTTGGACAAGAAGGAG cagaagaaaggaaaagaggtcaAGTTTAAGCGACTGGAATGGTTCCTACATGATTCCTGGCGGCAGCAACGCGACAGGGTGCGCCTCAGACGACTAGAAGTGAAACCTCGCGGTTTGGAAGTGCCGGATAAACATTCCTTGGCCTTTGTTGTACGCATCCAAAG GATTAATGGGGTGAGTTCACTGGTGCAGAGGACCATTGCAAGGCTTCGCCTGAAGAAGATTTTCAGTGGTGTCTTTTTCAGAGTGACCCCCCAGACCATAAAAACGCTGCGTATAGTGGAACCGTATGTGGCCTGGGG ATTTCCAAATCTGAAGTCTGTCCGGGAACTCATCTTGAAACGTGGACAAGCCAAGGTCAAGAATAAAACCATCCCTTTGACAGACAACACAGTGATTGAGGAGCATCTGG GGAAGTACGGTGTTATTTGCTTGGAAGACCTCATTCATGAAATTGCCTTTCCGGGGAAGAATTTCCAGGCCATTTGTGACTTCTTACGTCCTTTCCATCTCTCAGTGGCCCGTCATGCTACCAAGAATAGAGTGGGCTTTCTCAAGGAGGTGGGCTTACCAGGCTATCGAGGCGAACGCATCAATCAGCTCATTCGGCAGCTGAATTAA
- the CB2H6orf226 gene encoding uncharacterized protein C6orf226 homolog: MSGLRPGMEQHSGRVCHDPGPPPAESAPASVTLAQLLQLVQEGRELPGLERRCITATHGEPTAPRLPRRPKPWEASGSAEAPAPPQ; the protein is encoded by the coding sequence ATGTCAGGCTTGCGCCCTGGCATGGAGCAGCACAGCGGTCGGGTCTGCCATGACCCGGGCCCGCCGCCCGCGGAGTCGGCCCCCGCCTCGGTGACCCTGGCGCAGCTCCTGCAGCTGGTCCAGGAGGGCCGGGAGCTCCCGGGCCTGGAGAGGCGCTGCATCACGGCGACCCACGGCGAACCCACGGCGCCCCGGCTCCCGCGGAGGCCCAAGCCCTGGGAGGCCTCGGGGTCGGCTGAGGCCCCCGCGCCGCCGCAGTAG